Proteins from a genomic interval of Hippocampus zosterae strain Florida chromosome 14, ASM2543408v3, whole genome shotgun sequence:
- the LOC127615223 gene encoding filamin-A-interacting protein 1-like, with product MRSKSSELARPTDVVLGVAQDAHDISPEQDVCIAVKNMKAKVQQQEGEDNMEVIFDKEQTVMDSKTGEKGGAVMNLSKQDLLKLLGIMEGEIQAREDVIGMLKSKQTPQVTSVSADTSTAGNSALQALQRDCLITGTLPHIHSIYQKPMIELERLQEKHRETYRRMLGQLLLAEKCHRRTVHELDSEKRKHVDYMNKSDDFTNLLEQERERLKSLLDNEKTYQVKKEKEHSKRLAKVQEELVKLKSFALMLVNERQQHLEQMDQQTQRIQELSQQVQQQSKILSEAREHAQEDARRVLGLEAELKEKTVTFAQQHEELNTKLASQELLNRQLNSKILGLLHTVDEIEESNKALRKSEEELQEIGGKTGKDECVNSNLITELENLKKRVLEMEGNDEEITRTENQCKELRKKLQEENNKSRELRVEVEKLQKRMIELEKLEGSFNISKKESAQLYAALEKEKGLTKELSREVVTLKIRMKELESSELKLEKSELNLKDELGKLKSLTVALMEERKTLVERVTADEKKKEDLSKMVKDEQSKVMEVTEKLIEESKKLLKFKSEMETQVDSLMTEKRDLNAKLAYETDKTKDLLSKVSQLKKRLDGLEQAERLPANKSVKCEQGRAPEAGKRDDNKIKELTFEIEHLRNRLKQLEVVEGDLIKTEDQYGILEKRFITEQDKANILSQQVEAMRSQIARNKAIEKGEEDSQEENLQQQYKREEAKTREMQADVIALKEKIHELMHKEDQLSQLQVDYSVLQQRFFEEEEKAKSMGTEVLHLTKELEIAKRHSRALRPSLNGRRMVDVAVTSTGVQTEALSNGPTEEDTPDSFIRKSVQEENHIMNNLRQKSLKKPTEKTGGIERSPSSGSDLSIKKSWIPWMRKKDTNSHETSLEKTLTCRNPNVTMAHKQGQPLHIRVTPDHQNNMATLEISSTPAENVFSTSGPQNANASQPKSRITIIPTHSATVRGKSTNGHHGPERTKSPVTITTISRAKSPESSQASSSTSGRPTSPVTIMTVSTTAVPEASASPEPQEMTMGRAVFKVTPEKQMVPVPIRKGHNNTSIITTTDDNKIHIHLGSSLTPKMVVRPVSAVTEGKELTLTTGTVLRSPRQITTTRTTQNKVMSTIMISPVASNTTRSTQSMCGHDSQAPRTGLTRIPMSKSLKTGKTALGSLGITSGVKAESRAESQSMRIEFKKSAVNDITYQNGGKG from the exons ATGAGATCCAAAAGCAGTGAGTTGGCACGGCCAACCGATGTGGTGCTCGGGGTCGCACAGGATGCCCATGACATCAGCCCTGAGCAGGATGTGTGTATTGCTGTGAAGAATATGAAGGCCAAAGTACAGCAGCAGGAGGGTGAAGATAACATGGAGGTGATATTTGACAAAGAGCAGACAGTGATGGACTCCAAGACTGGAGAAAAAGGAGGTGCTGTCATGAACCTGTCCAAACAGGATCTTCTCAAACTGCTGGGGATCATGGAAGGAGAGATTCAG GCAAGAGAAGATGTTATCGGCATGCTAAAATCTAAGCAAACCCCTCAAGTGACCAGTGTATCAGCAGACACCTCCACTGCAGGTAACTCGGCCCTTCAGGCCCTGCAGAGGGATTGCCTCATCACCGGCACCCTACCACACATCCACAGTATCTACCAAAAGCCGATGATTGAG CTGGAACGCCTGCAGGAGAAGCACAGGGAAACCTACAGGCGGATGCTGGGACAATTGCTGCTTGCTGAAAAGTGCCACCGTCGCACTGTCCATGAGCTGGACAGCGAGAAGCGCAAACACGTCGATTACATGAACAAAAGTGATGACTTTACCAATCTCCTtgagcaagagagagaaag ATTAAAGAGCCTGCTTGACAATGAAAAAACCTACCAGGTGAAAAAGGAGAAGGAGCATTCTAAACGCCTGGCCAAGGTGCAAGAGGAGTTAGTGAAATTGAAATCCTTTGCCCTGATGTTGGTCAATGAGCGCCAACAACACCTGGAGCAAATGGACCAACAGACTCAGCGGATCCAGGAACTGAGCCAGCAGGTTCAGCAGCAGAGTAAGATACTAAGTGAAGCCAGGGAGCATGCTCAGGAAGATGCCCGCAGGGTTCTGGGCTTAGAGGCCGAGCTGAAAGAAAAAACTGTCACATTCGCTCAGCAGCATGAAGAGCTGAACACTAAGCTTGCCAGTCAGGAGCTCCTCAACCGTCAACTCAATTCAAAAATTCTAGGGCTTTTGCATACAGTGGATGAGATAGAGGAGAGCAACAAGGCCTTGAGGAAATCAGAAGAGGAACTGCAGGAAATAGGGGGCAAAACTGGCAAAGACGAGTGTGTAAACTCTAACTTAATTACAGAGTTAGAAAATCTAAAGAAGCGTGTGCTGGAGATGGAAGGAAACGATGAGGAAATCACACGAACTGAAAATCAGTGCAAGGAGCTCAGGAAAAAGCTACAGGAGGAGAATAACAAAAGCAGAGAACTTCGGGTTGAGGTGGAGAAACTCCAGAAGAGAATGATAGAGTTGGAGAAACTTGAAGGTTCCTTTAACATCAGTAAGAAGGAGTCCGCTCAGTTGTACGCTGCCTTAGAAAAAGAGAAGGGCCTGACCAAAGAGCTCTCCAGGGAAGTTGTGACGCTCAAGATCCGAATGAAAGAGCTTGAATCATCTGAACTCAAGTTAGAAAAGTCTGAGCTTAACCTCAAGGATGAATTAGGTAAACTAAAGTCATTGACTGTAGCTTTAATGGAGGAACGAAAGACTTTGGTGGAAAGAGTGACggcagatgaaaagaaaaaagaggatTTGAGTAAGATGGTCAAAGACGAGCAGAGTAAGGTTATGGAGGTGACTGAAAAATTGATAGAAGAAAGCAAAAAACTCTTAAAGTTTAAATCGGAAATGGAAACACAAGTCGATAGTCTGATGACAGAAAAGAGGGACCTTAACGCCAAGCTCGCATATGAAACGGACAAAACAAAGGATCTTCTTTCAAAGGTCAGCCAGTTGAAAAAGAGGTTGGATGGTTTGGAGCAAGCAGAAAGGCTGCCTGCAAACAAATCGGTGAAATGTGAGCAAGGGAGAGCACCCGAGGCTGGAAAAAGAGACGATAACAAAATTAAAGAGCTAACCTTTGAGATTGAGCACCTAAGAAATCGTCTCAAACAACTTGAAGTGGTTGAAGGAGATCTGATCAAAACCGAGGATCAATATGGCATTTTGGAGAAAAGGTTCATAACAGAACAAGACAAAGCCAATATACTTTCCCAGCAAGTTGAGGCCATGAGGAGTCAGATCGCAAGGAATAAAGCGATTGAGAAAGGAGAAGAGGACAGCCAGGAGGAAAACCTGCAGCAACAATACAAGAGAGAGGAGGCCAAGACCAGGGAGATGCAGGCAGATGTCATAGCTCTAAAGGAAAAGATACATGAACTGATGCATAAGGAGGACCAGCTTTCGCAACTGCAAGTCGATTACTCCGTCCTACAGCAGAGGTTTTTTGAAGAGGAAGAGAAAGCCAAGAGCATGGGCACTGAGGTTCTCCATTTGACCAAAGAACTGGAGATTGCAAAACGCCACAGTCGAGCACTGAGGCCCAGTTTGAATGGAAGGAGGATGGTTGACGTTGCAGTCACATCAACCGGGGTACAGACAGAAGCATTGTCCAATGGGCCAACAGAGGAAGATACCCCGGACAGTTTTATCAGGAAGTCTGTTCAAGAAGAGAATCACATCATGAACAATTTACGGCAGAAGAGCCTGAAGAAGCCAACGGAAAAGACCGGTGGCATTGAACGCTCCCCTTCATCTGGTAGTGATCTCAGTATTAAGAAATCCTGGATTCCTTGGATGAGGAAGAAAGACACCAACTCTCATGAAACCAGCCTGGAAAAAACACTGACTTGCAGGAATCCAAACGTGACCATGGCCCACAAGCAAGGGCAGCCGCTACACATACGTGTGACACCGGACCACCAAAACAATATGGCCACCCTTGAAATCAGTAGCACCCCTGCTGAGAATGTCTTCTCAACATCAGGCCCACAAAATGCAAACGCATCACAACCGAAATCCAGAATTACAATAATTCCAACACACTCTGCAACAGTTCGGGGAAAGTCCACCAATGGACATCACGGTCCAGAAAGAACCAAATCTCCAGTCACCATCACAACTATTTCGAGAGCTAAGTCTCCAGAGAGCAGCCAAGCTTCCTCCTCTACCTCAGGAAGGCCAACGTCACCTGTCACCATCATGACAGTTAGCACCACGGCAGTGCCTGAAGCCTCTGCCTCCCCTGAACCCCAAGAGATGACCATGGGCCGGGCTGTGTTTAAGGTTACCCCTGAAAAGCAGATGGTCCCAGTGCCAATAAGGAAGGGTCACAATAACACAAGCATCATCACCACCACTGATGATAACAAGATCCATATTCATCTAGGTAGTAGTCTGACCCCAAAGATGGTAGTCAGGCCAGTGTCTGCTGTAACTGAGGGGAAAGAGCTCACGTTGACGACTGGGACAGTGTTGCGCTCTCCTCGCCAAATTACCACGACCCGGACCACACAGAACAAAGTGATGAGCACCATTATGATTTCCCCTGTTGCATCAAACACTACCAGATCCACGCAAAGCATG TGTGGGCACGATTCCCAGGCCCCTCGTACAGGGCTGACCCGCATCCCAATGTCAAAGAGCCTGAAAACAGGGAAGACGGCGCTTGGTTCCTTGGGCATAACGAGTGGAGTGAAAGCAGAGTCGCGTGCTGAGAGTCAATCTATGAGGATAGAATTTAAGAAATCAGCCGTAAATGACATTACTTATCAAAATGGAGGAAAAGGAtga